From Candidatus Thermokryptus mobilis, the proteins below share one genomic window:
- a CDS encoding L-threonylcarbamoyladenylate synthase, whose amino-acid sequence MKVKATDENIKLAGSIIKKGGLVAFPTETVYGLGADALNSYAVAKIFEVKNRPSFDPLIVHISKIEWLEKLVKKIDARAEKLIRKFWPGPLTLVLLKSNIVPDIVTAGLPTVAVRMPAHPVALALIENAQTPISAPSANPFGYISPTTAEHVEKQLGDKIDLILDGGKCPIGVESTVLSLIDEEPTVLRPGGLPIEEIEKVIGKVKLQRSTDKILSPGQLPKHYAPRTPIKIFSSPDEIKEGDDIGVLLFKKTNREIKAKHVEILSENGDLREAASNLFSALHELDSAGVRIIYAEAIPEVGLGVAIMDRLRKASGQR is encoded by the coding sequence ATGAAAGTTAAAGCGACAGATGAAAATATAAAACTTGCTGGCTCAATCATAAAAAAAGGAGGACTTGTTGCTTTTCCAACTGAAACAGTGTATGGTTTGGGCGCTGATGCGTTAAACTCATACGCAGTGGCAAAAATTTTTGAAGTTAAAAATCGCCCGAGCTTTGACCCACTTATAGTTCACATTTCAAAAATTGAATGGCTTGAAAAACTCGTAAAAAAAATTGATGCCAGAGCCGAGAAACTCATCCGAAAATTCTGGCCAGGTCCTTTAACGCTTGTCCTGCTAAAGTCAAACATCGTCCCTGATATCGTCACAGCCGGGCTTCCAACAGTTGCCGTAAGAATGCCAGCACATCCTGTGGCTCTTGCTTTGATTGAGAACGCCCAAACCCCAATTTCCGCCCCAAGTGCAAACCCATTTGGTTACATAAGTCCAACCACAGCTGAACATGTTGAGAAACAGCTTGGTGACAAAATTGACTTGATACTTGACGGTGGAAAGTGTCCAATCGGGGTTGAATCAACTGTTTTATCTTTAATTGATGAAGAGCCAACAGTTTTGCGCCCGGGCGGTCTTCCAATTGAAGAAATTGAAAAAGTGATCGGTAAAGTCAAACTTCAAAGAAGCACCGATAAAATTTTATCACCCGGACAACTTCCCAAACATTATGCCCCGAGAACACCGATAAAAATTTTTTCTTCGCCTGATGAAATTAAAGAGGGTGATGATATAGGCGTCTTACTCTTCAAAAAAACCAACCGTGAAATAAAAGCAAAGCATGTTGAAATCCTATCCGAAAACGGTGACCTACGGGAAGCAGCGAGCAATTTATTTTCCGCTTTACATGAACTTGACTCCGCTGGGGTTAGAATAATCTATGCGGAGGCGATACCAGAGGTTGGGCTTGGTGTAGCAATAATGGACCGCTTGCGTAAAGCAAGCGGTCAAAGATAA
- the dnaK gene encoding molecular chaperone DnaK: protein MGKIVGIDLGTTNSVVAVKMGNDVVVIPTSEGPRTLPSVVAFTKTGERLVGHPAKRQAITNPENTVYSIKRFMGRFYDEVIEEARRVPYKVVRGPNNTARVQIGDRIYSPPEISAMILQKLKQDAEAYLGEKITDAVITVPAYFNDAQRQATKEAGEIAGLNVRRIINEPTAASLAFGLDKKGKQMKIAVFDLGGGTFDISILEIGEGVFEVKGTSGDTHLGGDDFDQRIIDWIAEEFLKQEGVDLRKDPIALQRLKEAAERAKIELSSRLETEINLPFITATSTGPKHLQMTLTRAKFEQLIDDLLQKLIPPCEEALRRAKMTIHDIDEVILVGGSTRIPKVQQIVRDFFGKEPNKSVNPDEAVAIGAAIQGAILAGEEKDILLLDVTPLSLGVETLGGVMTVLIPANTTIPTRKTEIFTTAADNQTSVEIHVLQGERPMAKDNRSLGRFILDGIPPAPRGVPQIEVTFDIDANGILHVTARDKATGKEQSIRITASSGLTKEEIERMKREAQEHAEEDRRKREEAELRNQADNLVYTTRKQLRELGDRLPSDLRSKIEMKANKLEDLIKTNAPIADVKAGMDDLTHAWNEASGYLYQQATSTTSTGYSASGGTYEETKKDVKDADYEIVDDKDKKEKN from the coding sequence ATGGGAAAAATCGTTGGAATTGACCTTGGGACGACCAACTCTGTCGTAGCAGTAAAGATGGGAAATGATGTCGTCGTTATCCCGACTTCGGAGGGTCCGAGGACTTTGCCTTCGGTTGTAGCATTTACAAAGACGGGGGAACGACTCGTTGGTCATCCCGCAAAGCGTCAGGCGATAACGAATCCAGAAAATACAGTTTACTCAATCAAGCGTTTTATGGGGAGATTTTATGACGAGGTGATTGAGGAAGCAAGGAGAGTTCCATATAAGGTTGTCCGTGGTCCAAACAACACCGCAAGGGTTCAAATTGGCGACAGGATTTATTCACCACCTGAAATTTCCGCTATGATTTTGCAGAAATTGAAACAGGATGCCGAAGCTTATCTTGGTGAGAAAATCACCGATGCAGTGATTACGGTACCAGCTTACTTTAATGATGCTCAGCGTCAGGCGACGAAAGAAGCAGGTGAGATAGCTGGTTTAAATGTCAGAAGGATTATAAATGAGCCAACAGCTGCTTCTTTAGCTTTTGGGCTTGATAAGAAAGGAAAACAAATGAAAATTGCTGTTTTTGACCTTGGTGGTGGAACATTTGATATCTCAATTCTTGAGATCGGCGAAGGCGTTTTTGAGGTTAAGGGAACGAGTGGCGATACACATCTTGGTGGCGATGATTTTGACCAGAGGATAATTGATTGGATAGCTGAGGAATTTTTGAAACAGGAAGGGGTTGATTTGCGCAAGGATCCGATAGCTTTACAAAGGTTGAAGGAAGCAGCCGAGAGAGCAAAGATTGAACTTTCAAGCCGACTTGAGACGGAGATAAATCTTCCGTTCATAACCGCTACAAGTACAGGTCCAAAGCATTTGCAGATGACATTGACGAGAGCGAAGTTTGAGCAGTTGATTGATGATTTGCTTCAGAAATTAATTCCACCGTGTGAGGAGGCGTTAAGAAGGGCAAAGATGACTATTCACGACATTGATGAAGTCATTCTTGTTGGTGGTTCAACGCGAATTCCAAAAGTTCAACAGATAGTTCGTGATTTCTTCGGTAAAGAGCCAAACAAGAGTGTTAACCCTGATGAAGCGGTTGCAATTGGCGCTGCTATTCAGGGTGCGATACTTGCTGGTGAGGAAAAAGATATTCTCTTACTTGATGTTACACCACTTTCACTCGGTGTTGAAACGCTCGGCGGAGTTATGACGGTTTTGATCCCTGCGAATACAACAATACCGACGCGTAAGACGGAGATATTCACGACCGCAGCTGATAACCAGACATCTGTTGAGATTCATGTCTTGCAGGGTGAAAGACCGATGGCGAAGGATAACAGATCGCTCGGTAGGTTTATACTTGATGGGATTCCACCGGCACCGCGTGGAGTTCCACAGATTGAGGTGACATTTGATATTGACGCAAATGGAATTTTACATGTGACCGCCAGAGATAAAGCCACAGGAAAAGAGCAAAGCATAAGGATAACCGCATCAAGTGGCTTGACTAAAGAAGAAATTGAAAGGATGAAGCGTGAAGCGCAAGAACACGCTGAAGAAGATAGAAGGAAACGCGAAGAAGCCGAACTCAGGAATCAAGCTGATAACCTCGTCTACACAACGAGGAAGCAACTTCGTGAACTCGGCGATAGATTGCCATCCGATTTGAGGAGCAAGATTGAAATGAAAGCGAATAAACTTGAGGACTTGATAAAGACGAACGCACCTATTGCTGATGTTAAAGCTGGGATGGATGATTTAACGCATGCTTGGAATGAGGCATCGGGTTATCTATATCAACAAGCTACATCAACGACATCAACTGGGTATTCAGCAAGTGGTGGAACGTATGAGGAGACGAAGAAAGATGTTAAAGATGCTGACTATGAGATAGTTGATGATAAGGATAAGAAGGAGAAAAACTAA